One window of Campylobacter avium LMG 24591 genomic DNA carries:
- a CDS encoding terminase large subunit domain-containing protein, with amino-acid sequence MKDVKKELATRILARKNFYFFLKLKWQRYNKAAFLDNWHFQYLAKLLTHTLHTKASYDKLIKRLMLNMPPSYGKTETIARTFIAWALGNDRSRKFIYISYSDELCKKISNQVRDLIKSSFWQSIFKQKAEFLQDNSSEFIFKEGGGLFVTTLKSAITGFHAHSILIDDPIKVSEMSSKSARNLVNQNFKESVLSRLQDTNSNITILMQRLGYEDLCGFLLDERNFDKETIAKWQVIRLEALNDKELIYEIEDFSYTRKANEPLFPLKHDLKQLQELKKQMGDDEFSTQYQQEPQASEAGFFEASYFKEIASFDINEHNEYIFVDNALSVEKNADNRAIVILGVDRVDNNERYIVKDCLYGIWDEEKTCLNVIESLLSYPKAKLFIENDGGGILLYRLLLKEIVRVNEKLKKQGKSIITNEIKTYNANRKISKVEKIKAIKPYYNSGFLVFLNKARNLNQIKKELLAFNPAKPFRKDDCIDCIASAIAMSEVSAPYKSEEKPKDKQRLSTANSKIYTSSWRV; translated from the coding sequence ATGAAAGATGTTAAAAAAGAACTAGCAACAAGGATTTTAGCTAGGAAAAATTTTTATTTTTTCTTAAAGCTTAAATGGCAAAGATACAACAAAGCTGCCTTTTTGGATAATTGGCATTTTCAGTACTTAGCTAAGCTTTTAACGCATACTTTACACACAAAAGCAAGTTATGACAAGCTTATAAAAAGGCTTATGCTAAATATGCCTCCAAGTTATGGCAAAACAGAAACCATAGCAAGAACCTTTATAGCGTGGGCTTTAGGCAATGATAGAAGCCGTAAATTCATCTACATCTCTTATAGTGACGAGCTTTGTAAAAAGATAAGTAATCAAGTAAGAGACTTGATAAAATCAAGCTTTTGGCAAAGCATTTTTAAACAAAAGGCAGAATTTTTACAAGATAACTCAAGCGAATTCATCTTTAAAGAGGGTGGCGGACTTTTTGTAACCACTTTAAAATCAGCTATCACAGGCTTTCACGCTCATTCTATCCTAATCGATGATCCTATCAAAGTAAGCGAAATGAGCTCAAAATCCGCAAGAAACCTAGTCAATCAAAATTTCAAAGAAAGCGTTTTAAGCCGTTTGCAAGATACGAACTCAAACATCACCATACTTATGCAAAGGCTAGGATATGAGGATTTATGCGGCTTTTTGCTAGATGAAAGAAATTTTGATAAAGAAACCATAGCTAAGTGGCAAGTTATAAGGCTTGAAGCCTTAAATGACAAGGAGCTTATTTATGAAATTGAGGATTTTTCCTACACAAGAAAGGCAAATGAGCCGCTTTTCCCTTTAAAACACGACCTAAAACAGCTACAAGAGCTTAAAAAGCAAATGGGAGATGATGAGTTTTCCACGCAGTATCAACAAGAGCCACAAGCTAGCGAGGCGGGCTTTTTTGAGGCTTCTTATTTTAAGGAAATTGCAAGTTTTGATATAAATGAGCATAATGAATACATCTTTGTAGATAATGCCTTAAGCGTAGAAAAAAACGCAGATAATAGAGCTATAGTTATACTTGGCGTTGATAGGGTAGACAATAATGAAAGATACATAGTAAAAGATTGTTTATACGGCATTTGGGACGAGGAAAAAACCTGCTTAAATGTCATTGAAAGCCTCTTAAGCTATCCAAAGGCAAAGCTTTTTATAGAAAATGACGGAGGCGGGATTTTGCTTTATCGTTTGCTTTTAAAAGAGATAGTTAGAGTAAATGAAAAGCTTAAAAAGCAAGGTAAAAGCATAATCACAAATGAGATAAAAACTTATAACGCAAACCGCAAAATAAGCAAGGTAGAAAAGATAAAAGCCATAAAACCCTACTACAACAGCGGCTTTTTAGTCTTTTTAAACAAGGCTAGAAATTTAAATCAAATCAAAAAAGAGCTTCTAGCCTTTAATCCAGCAAAGCCCTTTAGAAAAGATGACTGCATAGACTGCATAGCTTCAGCCATAGCAATGAGCGAGGTAAGTGCTCCATATAAGAGCGAGGAAAAGCCAAAAGATAAACAAAGACTTAGCACAGCAAATAGCAAAATTTACACAAGCTCTTGGAGGGTTTAG